In Cicer arietinum cultivar CDC Frontier isolate Library 1 chromosome 7, Cicar.CDCFrontier_v2.0, whole genome shotgun sequence, the genomic window tgatagtaataaaaaaaataaaaaaagcgcgAGTGAATTGGGCTTGGGTTTACTGTGACCAACCCGTTATACGACGGCGTTGCAGTGGGCTCGTCTAGACCGTGACGGTATAAAAGGAACAAGATTACTAATTACACCACCCTTCTTTTGCTTGTACACTCCttctcttcttttattttaattttccctCAGACAAAacctttcttattttttttttttttattattatccaaTCATTATAACCCTTTTTATGCCGAAGAGAACACATTATTTAATGTCACGTCTTACTTTGACAATCTCCTAGGTAAATTCATCTATTTATTTTAGTGCATAAgattataaaagtttttttacCTTTATATGTACAATTTTgactttcatatatatatatatatataaagagttAGTTTGATTCTCATACCACATTATTATGTGttaaggagattaaataatttatggttatttttaatcataattgattcttattttacttgttaatatattattaatatctacatttatattaaatatatgagagtttttaattgattttcCTTCTCACACAGAACCGGTCTAAGGATAAGGCCGCCAAAGCAAGCGTTTTATGCCTccctaaaaaacaaatttttttacataaaaaagacttcaaatatttttttatctatgaaaaatgtctcacattttaatatttttaaaactaattttgataaaaattttatataaattaaataaaatattttgtttttattacaaattatttaatacttatctcagtacaactaaattggttaattaaaacagtagagatgagagaaatattaattataaattgaataatcatGAGATAAAAGGTGAGTACATCATTATTAATACGAGAAATACTAGTTATAAATGGAGAGATCGTGAGATAAATAgtgaacatattgttaacatgtTACTTGAGTGTTACAATATATACACATTATTTTcttattcaactaaaatatggaaAAATTTACGTTAGTGTCTGTTGTTGTCGTATAACCGTTGAAATGActtatttcattatttgaaaaatatagagaaaatagatttgaaaatgtcattaattttgttaaacaaaatttatataattattaaataaaatattaataatttatttattaaattttgaaaaagctTTATCTAATAATTTCGCTTTAGGCCTCGTAATGTGTTGGGCCGGTACTGTTCTCACATGTTCATTTTCTTGATTATGATAAATTTCATGTTTTCtatgattttcaaattattattttttgaaacattttggaatttaattttactaaattgtAAGAGCTTTTACCTAAAAAAATTCTACTCCATCCACCTAATTAATTaggattgaaaaaaaaaaatgaaataattaatcgTGTGTTACATTTGTGGTAAAGATAgaataaaatgaaatgaaaatagattagttttttattttttttaaataattatgttaTTTATCATTCCACCCATGTCATTCCACTTTATTCAATCTAAAGTTTCCTTagttgttgaattttttatcaaaaagaaGGCAAGTCCAAATAAACAAATCTAAACTAGGTagtattcttttttaaaaaaattgatactaTTGATCTATTATTCTGGAAGTTAAAAGTTTTATTAAGTATATGTTTtactaaataaagaaatatcCAAATGAAATGAAAAGGAGGGAAGGTGACTGAGCAGAAGAGTTGGATAAGAATCTCATTTCATTTGGTGATGAAGGAAAGTAAGTGTTGCCAGTATGAAAGATAGCGAGTGACACTCATTCGCCGTTGCCATGACGGTTGTTTCACTCTTCCTTACCGCCACCAAACTCGCCGGAGCTCTAGTCACTCTCTCCGTCGCCGCCAATGCCTTTTCCTTCTCTCGTTTCCGCAACAAAAATCTGCGCCCTTTTCGTTCCCCTATCGACGACTCCTCCGATACTCTCGCCGTTTTCAACATTACCGGTAATCTTCATCTACGAAGTTTCAATTGCTCGTTACGATTTATTGGTTTGCAATTAACTTTATTATCTTATTTGTTTGCAAGCATGCATGCATACAGTTGAGATTAATAAATTAGATTATTAATCAAGTGATTGAAATTTAAAAGCTTCGGTTAAAGACAAATCCTTTCGGAGAATCTGAGTTTGAATTCTTTCTAGAACAAACTTTTATCAGATTTTACTTACCCAACATCTGATTATCACCCTTTCTCTTGGGAACAAGAGAGTTGAGTTAAGGTAAAAagtttaattagtttaatttaaaaaaaaaatatcaaatcataatcatttgatgattaataaatatatttgacttggataatttttttgacaagaTGCTTGACTTTAATTATAACTACTTACAAAATCATATAGGTTGTAATTTGTTgacaaagtaaaatattttatgctgATGGTGgttaataattaaactaaaaaaaattgcagATGAAGAAAATGGGTTTTTCTTTGGTCTGGCAACAGCACCGGCACATGTTGAGGATAGGCTTGATGATGCTTGGATACAGTTTGCTGAACAAGAGAGTAGTGGTGGTGCTGAGCAGAAAGTTGATGCTTTGATGGGCTCTGCCACTGGTGATGGTGGGTCTCAGCCAGCTGCATCGTCTCCACAACATGCTAATAAGGGCAACAAGAAGTCTCTTAAAGTTGCTATGGAGGCCATGATCAGAGGATTTGAGAAGTACATGGAGGTAGAAGGACATGAAGGAGAAGAAGAACAATGCCATCCTAATGTTACTGCTTGGCATAATGTTCCACACCCGTAAGCTCTCACAcacttttgttttttaatgtCATTTCCAGTAAATATTGAATCTTTTAGACATTTCGGTATGTGGCCAGCTGCAGAGGATCCAAGTCCATTTTGAAGTGAAATGAAAAGGAGGGTAAATTTTTCATTGCATGTAAATATTGTTGTCAAGGCAAAGATTGAATTTCTGAGTATTTCTGGGTATGTAAAGATTTCACAGAAGATTGTAGTTATACATAATACagtagttataaataaatgGTATCCTAATATAACCAATCAGAATCAATAAAATAGTAACAAATCAAGGCTGAACATACTGTAACATTCCCCTCAAACACAAGTTGGTGAGGAGGAAACCAACATGAATTTGGAAACCGAAGTCTAAAAAAGTTTAGGCGGATGAGGGTTGGAGAATAAATCCGTCCAGTTGATTGTGTGTGCCTATAGAGAGAAGACGATAGACACTATCCATGAGTGATGTGTTGTTGAATGAGGTGATTGTCAATCTGTTTATGCTTGATAAGCTCATGGAAGACATCATTGGGATTGATTTGAATTGCACTCTAGCTGTCACAATGAAGCTTATTATGAGAATATTGAGAAATACCTAATTAATCAAATAGCTAGCATATCCAAAAGATTATTTTTCCATGATATTTTTGTGCGAATCCTGCCAACaattccttatttgtttttatcaaCATTATATAACTTTCTTAAATAGAAAATGGAAATACTTACCCcatcctctctctctctctctctctctctgtgtCAAACTGCAATTTTGTTGGTGAGTAGAATATAAACTAATGCCTGATTTTCAGGGAGGAGAGGTTAAGGTTTTGGACTGATCCTGATACAGAACTAAAATTGGCAAAGGATACTGGTGTTACTGTTTTTCGAATGGGAATTGACTGGTCAAGAATCATGCCCCATGAGCCAGTAAACGGCCTTAAAGAATCTGTAAGTCGGGTTCTGACCTTTCCAATTGATGATGAGTTCTGACCTTATGTATGTAGTTCATGAAGACATTTTTCATTCTTCAAAGTTCTTTCTTGAACTTTACTAACCAATACAACTGGCAAGGGAGATTTACTTATGTAAGTAATTTACCTGGCATTCTTTCGTAGGTCAACTATGCTGCATTGGAGCGTTATAAGTGGATTATCAATAGGGTTCGATCGTATGGAATGAAGGTGATGCTTACTCTTTTCCATCACTCACTTCCACCCTGGGCTGGTGATTATGGAGGTTGGAAGCTGGAAAAGACAGTGGATTATTTCATGGACTTTACCAGGTAGTTTTCCTTTAGTGGTTGTTGTCTGTATGTAATGTATGCCATCAAACTCTACTTGCTGGGGATGACTCAAGTTTCAACTGAGATTGACTGCTGCCCTTTACCAGCCTATCTTTGGTTGTAAAAGAATGTAGTTTACACGTACTAATGGATATTTATTTTCCTGTGTCAACTGTGTTGGGTTTTTACTGTTTACTTGAGGACCACAATTAAACAATGCTTATTGctgagaaaattattttaagtttaaagGTTTAATAAATATGCATTTGGTTCTTGTAAACATACACTTTTTTGCCTTTAGTCCCtatataaatactttttgttttttgtttttcgtCCTTGAAAATATACTCCATTTGTTTTTGGTccttgttattttgttttagtccttgcaaaatttgttcaaattgaaattggtccTTTATGTCACTCATATTAGagggactaaaatcaaatattctacATACAAGGACCGATTCAAATATAAGCAAATTTTGCAGTCACAAACAAAACAACAAGGACATGTATATTTGCAAGGacgaaaaacaaaaaaagttattgggactaaaagcaaaaaatgttatatttgcAGGGACCAATTGCGTATTCAAACCAAATTTAAAGGAAAAAGTtcattgattatgatgaattgTCTTCCTTTGTGAAGTCTCCATCTTGAGTCTGTTATGATGTCTTACCATCTTTTTGTCCCGTTACTGATGACTACCAATTTCATGTTTGACTAATCTTATGATAGCATATTTGCTAATTCCTTCACATATTCTTCCATTCAATGCAGGCTTGTTGTTGACAGTGTATCAGATTTTGTAGACTATTGGGTAACATTTAACGAGCCCCATGTCTTCTGTATGCTTACTTATTGTGCTGGCACCTGGCCTGGTGGTCATCCTGATATGCTGGAGGCTGCTACTTCAGCACTTCCTACAGGTGTTTTCCAGCAGGCCATGCATTGGATGTCTATTGCACACTCAAAGGCATATGATTACATCCATGAACTCAGGTGAATCTTTGTCATAGAACTTTTCAGAATTTGTGGCAAGTTCTTATTGGGTTGATAGATCCGATACTTGTTGATAGCTTATAAGTCATCCTTCAACCATACAGTCCCCATGCCTACACGGTCTCAGAATTCCCCTTATTCCGATCtgaatttgattttttcacATGTTCTTTGCCTAGAAATATGGCAGGAGCCACTTATTGAACATGTTTTGTGCATCAACGATCACTCCCCACCCTCCGCAGCCTCATGTGTTACATTAAACTTTGTTGTTCATTCAGCAATATTTTTATGGGGGTTATCTATGTTAGCTTTTGGTTATTATCTTCAGTCTAGGTCCATTCTCTGTTTGAGGCCTCGACAGTCATATCTTTCTAGTGTGATtagattttcttcttctttctcaaCCCTTCTCATTAAGCTGTCTGAACATTTGAATTTGATCGCTTTAGTTGGTTGCTTTTCTAATTTTATGATTGTACTTGTCTGaacaataataacattttttacaGTAACTCATCAAAATCAATAGTTGGTGTTGCGCATCACGTGTCGTTTATGCGACCCTATGGTCTGTTTGATACAGCTGCCGTTTTACTGGCTAACTCATTGTCTCTCTTCCCATACATCGATGAGATATCTAAAAAGCTGGACTTCATTGGCATTAACTATTATGGCCAGGTTTGATTTATTAACCATGATAGTGTATTGCGTATGATACCAGACATGTACTCACATGCCGATTCTAACATGTATTTCAGGAAGTGGTTTCGGGGGCTGGTTTGAAGCTAGTGGAAAATGATGAGTACAGTGAGTCTGGTCGTGGGGTATATCCTGATGGCTTATATCGCATGTTGCTTCAGTTCCATGAACGTTACAAGCATCTAAATGTCCCCTTCATTATTGCTGAAAATGGAGTTTCGGATGAAACAGATTTGATCCGCCGGCCATATCTCTTGGAGCATTTGCTTGCTGTTTATGCAGCTATGATCAAGGTTTTGACTctgaaattttcattttttttaagagattgtaaaatagttttacactaACATCCAATAAGCATCTTGTATTCCACCAAAACACgaagatattttgaaattaattgtaTGACATGAAGAGAATGATGGTTTCTTATTGGATGACcatgtaaaactattttacacaGTCAATTCATGCTCATTAAACCCTTTTATTTAACATCGAATTTTTCTTTCATAATCGCTAATTGCATGTTATACGTGGTTGTATTTGTTCTACAGGGTGTACCTGTGCTTGGTTACCTGTTCTGGACTATTTCTGATAATTGGGAGTGGGCTGATGGATATGGTCCCAAGTTTGGACTTGTTGCAGTTGACCGGGCAAATAATCTTGCACGGGTCCCCCGCCCTTCTTACCATCTGTTTTCTAAAGTTCGTCTTTGTTGTCTTCATTTGTTTCTCTATAATATTTGCTTTGTCAAATTTTGGGTGATATTTTTAACAGGCTCTTGATTGCAGGTTGTGAATACTGGTAAAGTTACACGCGAAGATCGTGAAGGTGCTTGGAATGAACTTCAAATAGCTGCTAAAGAGAAGAAAACAAGACCATTTTATCGGGCAACCGACAAACATGGTTTGATGTATGCAGGTAATTCTTTACTCTTTTACTTCAGAGTTCAGACTAACAATATGTGGGCCTGTCAGTTTCTTTTTGATTGAACTTTGTGTTTTTCCTgtgttaatattttgtttattcaatgcttagattatttttaatttggaacTTTACTGCTACATATTATCAACGAAATCTAGCATCTGACCTTGTTGATAGAATTAATGCCTTAGCAGCCATATGTCAACATgttaagtagaaaaaaaaaacagttactTCCTTGGACAGCAGTTGCATGATGAGCTTTATTTTAGTCAAAACCAAACCAATTACAAAGACAATGGGATCATGAGCTACACCAACCTTAATCATATAAATTCCAGGCAAGTTCCCTGGCAATTAGAATAAGAAGTCGGAGACTGCGCAACTAATTCAGTCTTAGTTGTTCGGAGATGAATTTTAAACATCAACTATATTGCATGAACTTATGAGAACTGAACGTGATTTGCTTTAGTTGCAAAAGAGTAGCCCCTCAACCAAAGTTGTCTTAGTGCATGTTTGGTGCCATGTTATGAGGGCAGTGAACATGCTGTGGATCAACAATTGTGCATCCAAACAGAAAATTCTCTTTTCCAAACAAGCACTTACCCTCCAAAATTAGAATATTGCTTGTAGCCTTTATACCAAAGTTTCTCTGCTTCTTATTCCTCCAGAGCCTCCCACAGTCCCACTGAATTTAGGTTTTGGTTTCTTGAGCAACGTCAACAAGACCTTGGCTAAGATAAATGAAAAAGAGAAGTATTTGTATAGGAAACAGGGAAAACAGCTTTTTTTTGGCTTTCACCATTTcatgaataaatatttgaaaacagAGTAAAAATAAGGTTGTAGTTTTCTTATTAGAAGTAAAAAGAAgcaaaaaaaacattttctcCTACCAAACAAACTCTAATGTAAACTTTTCTTAAGGTGGTTGGTTATACATAGGGAATTGTGGATAAATGTATGATAAGTTT contains:
- the LOC101492467 gene encoding beta-glucosidase-like SFR2, chloroplastic; translated protein: MTVVSLFLTATKLAGALVTLSVAANAFSFSRFRNKNLRPFRSPIDDSSDTLAVFNITDEENGFFFGLATAPAHVEDRLDDAWIQFAEQESSGGAEQKVDALMGSATGDGGSQPAASSPQHANKGNKKSLKVAMEAMIRGFEKYMEVEGHEGEEEQCHPNVTAWHNVPHPEERLRFWTDPDTELKLAKDTGVTVFRMGIDWSRIMPHEPVNGLKESVNYAALERYKWIINRVRSYGMKVMLTLFHHSLPPWAGDYGGWKLEKTVDYFMDFTRLVVDSVSDFVDYWVTFNEPHVFCMLTYCAGTWPGGHPDMLEAATSALPTGVFQQAMHWMSIAHSKAYDYIHELSNSSKSIVGVAHHVSFMRPYGLFDTAAVLLANSLSLFPYIDEISKKLDFIGINYYGQEVVSGAGLKLVENDEYSESGRGVYPDGLYRMLLQFHERYKHLNVPFIIAENGVSDETDLIRRPYLLEHLLAVYAAMIKGVPVLGYLFWTISDNWEWADGYGPKFGLVAVDRANNLARVPRPSYHLFSKVVNTGKVTREDREGAWNELQIAAKEKKTRPFYRATDKHGLMYAGGLDEPNQRSYIERDWRFGHYEMDGLQDNLSRFSRFIIEPFSLLKRKKKSQKKNDKLVLQPL